A genomic stretch from Coffea arabica cultivar ET-39 chromosome 10c, Coffea Arabica ET-39 HiFi, whole genome shotgun sequence includes:
- the LOC113695530 gene encoding dihydrolipoyllysine-residue acetyltransferase component 5 of pyruvate dehydrogenase complex, chloroplastic-like, with protein MSHLLRTAFIPTKPPSLHHHHRSPVLPNVHTTRPTIRFVPRSKIREIFMPALSSTMTEGKIVSWVKSQGDKLSKGESVVVVESDKADMDVESFYDGYLAAIIVDEGSSAPVGSAIALLAESEEEIAVALEQAQKSAAPEAVAAAPAVTESVVSSESVGVEKQKKVAPAIGTAVHPASEGGKRVVASPYAKKLAKELGVDLRGVVGSGPNGRVVAKDVEAAATLAATEVATASSDNAAAAAALPGVKLGSTVPFTTMQNAVSRNMVESLAVPTFRVGYTITTDAIDALYKKIKSKGVTMTALLAKATALALVQHPVVNSSCRDGKSFTYNSSINIAVAVAMDGGLITPVLQDADKVDIYSLSRKWKELVDKARAKQLQPHEYSTGTFTLSNLGMFGVDRFDAILPPGTGAIMAVGASQPTVVATKDGRIGMKIQMQVNVTADHRVIYGADLASFLQTLAKIIEDPKDLTL; from the exons ATGTCTCACCTTCTCCGAACAGCCTTCATCCCCACTAAACCCCCGtctctccaccaccaccaccggtCCCCTGTCCTCCCAAATGTCCATACAACCCGACCCACTATCCGGTTTGTTCCCAGATCCAAGATCCGAGAGATTTTCATGCCCGCCCTCAGCTCCACCATGACTGAGGGAAAAATCGTCAGCTGGGTCAAGTCCCAAGGCGACAAGCTCTCCAAAGGCGAATCTGTCGTCGTCGTTGAGTCCGACAAAGCCGACATGGACGTCGAGTCCTTCTACGATGGCTACTTAGCTGCCATTATTGTTGATGAAGGCTCCTCCGCTCCAGTTGGTTCCGCAATTGCCCTTTTAGCTGAATCCGAGGAGGAAATTGCCGTTGCCCTTGAGCAAGCCCAGAAGTCGGCCGCTCCGGAGGCGGTGGCAGCTGCCCCGGCCGTCACAGAAAGTGTCGTGTCGAGTGAATCAGTTGGGGTTGAGAAACAGAAGAAGGTGGCGCCAGCAATAGGGACGGCGGTGCACCCGGCGTCAGAAGGGGGGAAGAGGGTGGTGGCGTCGCCCTATGCTAAGAAATTGGCCAAGGAATTGGGTGTGGATTTGCGGGGTGTTGTTGGGAGCGGGCCTAATGGGAGAGTGGTGGCTAAGGATGTTGAAGCGGCTGCTACTTTGGCGGCAACTGAGGTGGCCACGGCCAGTAGTGATAACGCTGCGGCTGCTGCAGCACTTCCTGGAGTGAAGTTGGGATCAACAGTGCCGTTTACAACAATGCAGAATGCTGTGAGTAGGAATATGGTGGAGAGTTTGGCCGTGCCAACGTTTAGAGTTGGATACACAATTACAACGGATGCGATTGATGCTTTATATAAGAAG ATTAAATCGAAGGGAGTGACTATGACAGCTTTACTGGCCAAGGCAACAGCACTTGCATTGGTTCAACATCCTGTTGTAAACTCGAGTTGTAGAGATGGTAAAAGCTTTACATACAATAGTAGTATCAATATTGCAGTTGCGGTGGCCATGGATGGTGGGTTGATTACACCTGTGCTTCAAGATGCTGATAAG GTTGATATATATTCTTTGTCAAGAAAGTGGAAAGAGTTAGTTGACAAGGCACGCGCAAAGCAGCTGCAACCGCATGAATATAGCACAG GCACTTTCACTCTATCTAACCTTGGAATGTTTGGGGTTGATCGCTTTGATGCCATCTTACCCCCAGGAACT GGAGCTATTATGGCTGTTGGAGCATCTCAGCCCACTGTTGTTGCCACCAAAGATGGCCGGATTGGCATGAAAATCCAAATGCag GTAAATGTCACCGCAGATCATCGTGTCATATATGGTGCAGACCTTGCTTCCTTCTTGCAAACTTTAGCCAAGATAATTGAAGATCCTAAAGATCTTACACTTTAG
- the LOC113695529 gene encoding uncharacterized protein isoform X1, whose amino-acid sequence MSRYENVSFTLSFFFFFQLVFSQLPSKQIASMTTLYEMLQNNIGNSSFPWRNVKNDSNPCSWVGVSCSSSNSSVTELSLPSLSISSSEILPVVCQIDSLESLDISNNHLSSIPDVFISSCGGISGLKLLNISRNELGGSLPTFNGFQKLEVLDLSRNSLRGNINLQFDGLDSLKSLNLSYNNFTGPLPTSLGKNNLLQELQLSTNGFQGEIPVGLVKYGNLSLIDLSHNNLSGSIPERFGEFSKLQILVLSANNLSGEIPKLLVNIQTLFRFAANQNNFVGNIPPGITSYLRNLDLSFNRLSGAIPQGLLSPPNLLSVDLSSNLLEGPIPTEISLSLFRLRLGGNLLNGTVSFRSYGSLTKLTYLELDNNSLTGEIPPELGLCRSLALLNLAHNGLTGVLPVQLGNLASLQVLYLQKNKLVGVIPHQFTQLHSLQRMNFSSNSIGGSIPASISKLQNLTNLDLRHNNLSGPIPISIRTLNLLLELQLGNNQLSGDVPAMPSSLQIALNLSNNLFGGPIPVSLSGLIALEVLDLSNNKFSGVIPNFLTEMTGLTQLVLSNNQLSGDIPKFKKYVTLVTDGNKGLNNASSNASPASSKKKRTVSVGVVIGAAVAAALAAGLLTLIVISISRRYYRINDMHLQSEEAASEQQVILGNLLTANGIHRSNIDFMKAMEAVANNSNIILKTKFSTYYKAVMPSGANYLVKKLTWSDKIFQLGNHERFGEELEVIGKLSNSNVMIPLAYVLTVDSAYLFYDFAPKGTLFDVLHGNSESALHWASRYSVAVGVAQGLTFLHGCPSGSILLLDLSSKSILLKSLNEPQIGDIELCKVIDPSKSTGSLSTVAGSVGYIPPEYAYTMRVTMPGNVYSFGVLLLELLTGKPAVSQGTELAKWVLSNSAQQNKWDNILDFSVIKTSLAVRSQMLAVLKVALACVSASPEGRPKMKRVLTMLLHAR is encoded by the exons ATGAGCAGGTATGAAAACGTCAGTTTTacactttctttcttcttcttctttcagcTGGTGTTCTCTCAGCTACCTTCAAAGCAAATTGCCTCCATGACTACTCTTTATGAGATGCTTCAGAATAATATTGGGAATTCATCATTTCCATGGAGAAATGTGAAAAACGACTCTAATCCATGTTCATGGGTGGGAGTTTCATGCAGTTCAAGCAACTCCTCTGTAACTGAACTTTCTTTACCATCGCTTTCAATATCTAGCTCAGAAATTCTGCCTGTTGTTTGCCAGATTGATAGCTTAGAATCTCTTGACATCTCTAATAATCATTTGAGCTCAATCCCAGATGTTTTCATCTCTTCCTGTGGTGGGATCAGTGGTTTGAAACTGCTGAATATTAGTAGGAACGAATTGGGTGGTTCTTTGCCTACTTTTAATGGTTTTCAAAAGTTAGAGGTCTTGGACTTGTCTCGTAATTCTCTGAGGGGTAACATCAATTTGCAATTCGATGGGTTGGATTCTCTGAAGAGTTTGAACCTGAGCTACAACAATTTCACTGGTCCTCTACCAACCAGTCTTGGGAAAAATAATCTTTTACAAGAACTTCAGCTATCTACTAATGGTTTTCAAGGTGAAATCCCGGTAGGGCTAGTGAAATATGGTAATTTATCTCTGATTGATCTTAGTCACAATAATCTTTCAGGATCAATCCCTGAGAGATTTGGAGAGTTTTCCAAGCTCCAAATATTGGTTCTCTCAGCAAACAATTTGAGCGGTGAAATTCCTAAGCTCCTTGTAAATATTCAAACACTGTTCCGATTTGCTGCTAACCAGAAtaattttgttggaaatatTCCTCCTGGGATTACTTCGTATCTCAGGAATTTGGACCTCAGTTTCAACAGGCTAAGTGGAGCCATTCCCCAAGGCCTTTTATCCCCACCCAATTTGCTGTCAGTAGATTTGTCTTCCAATTTGTTAGAGGGGCCAATACCAACAGAGATCTCCTTGAGCCTCTTCAGGTTGAGGTTGGGAGGCAATTTATTAAATGGGACAGTCTCATTTCGATCATATGGAAGCCTTACCAAATTGACCTATTTGGAGCTGGACAACAACAGTCTAACAGGCGAAATACCTCCTGAATTGGGATTATGCCGAAGTTTAGCTCTTTTGAATTTAGCCCACAATGGGCTGACTGGGGTCTTGCCTGTACAATTGGGTAATCTTGCCAGTCTTCAAGTTTTATACCTTCAGAAGAATAAGTTGGTTGGAGTTATCCCTCATCAGTTTACACAGTTACACAGTTTGCAGAGAATGAATTTCAGTTCAAATTCAATTGGTGGCTCAATTCCTGCTTCAATTTCCAAATTGCAAAATCTAACAAACTTGGACTTGCGACATAATAATCTGAGTGGTCCAATTCCCATTTCCATTCGCACTCTGAATCTCCTATTGGAACTTCAACTTGGAAATAACCAACTCAGTGGAGATGTTCCAGCAATGCCATCATCATTGCAGATTGCTCTGAATCTCAGCAACAATTTATTTGGCGGGCCTATTCCTGTGTCGCTATCTGGATTGATCGCATTGGAGGTTTTGGATCtttcaaataacaaattttCAGGTGTAATCCCGAACTTCCTCACTGAAATGACAGGCTTAACGCAACTTGTACTTTCAAACAACCAACTTTCTGGAGATATTCCGAAGTTTAAAAAATATGTTACGCTTGTGACAGAtggaaataagggtctaaacaACGCATCATCAAATGCTTCTCCTGCATcatcaaagaaaaagagaactgTTTCAGTTGGTGTGGTTATAGGAGCAGCAGTTGCTGCTGCCTTGGCTGCTGGTCTGCTCACATTAATTGTTATTTCTATATCAAGACGGTATTACAGGATCAATGACATGCACCTGCAATCAGAAGAGGCCGCTTCTGAACAGCAAGTAATCCTCGGAAATCTGTTGACTGCAAATGGTATTCATAGGTCAAACATAGACTTTATGAAAGCCATGGAGGCGGTGGCAAACAACTCAAATATCATCTTGAAGACAAAGTTCTCGACCTACTACAAAGCTGTGATGCCATCTGGTGCAAACTATCTGGTCAAAAAGCTTACTTGGAGTGACAAGATATTTCAATTGGGCAACCATGAAAGGTTCGGAGAAGAGCTTGAAGTGATTGGGAAATTGAGTAATTCAAATGTCATGATCCCTCTGGCCTATGTGTTGACTGTGGATAGTGCTTATCTCTTCTATGACTTTGCCCCGAAGGGTACCctttttgatgttcttcatGGTAACTCGGAAAGTGCCTTGCATTGGGCAAGTCGTTACAGCGTAGCCGTTGGAGTAGCTCAAGGTTTAACCTTTCTGCACGGATGCCCTTCCGGTTCAATTCTGCTCCTTGACCTTTCCAGCAAAAGTATTCTGCTTAAGTCTCTGAATGAGCCTCAGATTGGAGATATTGAGCTCTGCAAAGTTATTGATCCTTCAAAGAGTACTGGAAGTCTTTCTACAGTGGCTGGATCTGTTGGATATATTCCACCAG AATATGCGTACACTATGAGAGTTACGATGCCTGGAAATGTCTACAGCTTTGGAGTACTCCTGCTTGAACTGCTCACAGGAAAGCCAGCAGTTAGTCAGGGGACTGAACTGGCCAAGTGGGTTCTGAGCAACTCTGCGCAGCAAAACAAATGGGACAACATTCTTGACTTTAGTGTGATCAAAACATCTCTTGCAGTTAGGAGTCAAATGCTTGCAGTCCTGAAGGTAGCACTCGCTTGTGTCAGTGCATCACCAGAGGGTAGACCGAAAATGAAGAGGGTGCTGACAATGCTCCTACATGCCAGATAA
- the LOC113695529 gene encoding uncharacterized protein isoform X2, producing the protein MSRYENVSFTLSFFFFFQLVFSQLPSKQIASMTTLYEMLQNNIGNSSFPWRNVKNDSNPCSWVGVSCSSSNSSVTELSLPSLSISSSEILPVVCQIDSLESLDISNNHLSSIPDVFISSCGGISGLKLLNISRNELGGSLPTFNGFQKLEVLDLSRNSLRGNINLQFDGLDSLKSLNLSYNNFTGPLPTSLGKNNLLQELQLSTNGFQGEIPVGLVKYGNLSLIDLSHNNLSGSIPERFGEFSKLQILVLSANNLSGEIPKLLVNIQTLFRFAANQNNFVGNIPPGITSYLRNLDLSFNRLSGAIPQGLLSPPNLLSVDLSSNLLEGPIPTEISLSLFRLRLGGNLLNGTVSFRSYGSLTKLTYLELDNNSLTGEIPPELGLCRSLALLNLAHNGLTGVLPVQLGNLASLQVLYLQKNKLVGVIPHQFTQLHSLQRMNFSSNSIGGSIPASISKLQNLTNLDLRHNNLSGPIPISIRTLNLLLELQLGNNQLSGDVPAMPSSLQIALNLSNNLFGGPIPVSLSGLIALEVLDLSNNKFSDGNKGLNNASSNASPASSKKKRTVSVGVVIGAAVAAALAAGLLTLIVISISRRYYRINDMHLQSEEAASEQQVILGNLLTANGIHRSNIDFMKAMEAVANNSNIILKTKFSTYYKAVMPSGANYLVKKLTWSDKIFQLGNHERFGEELEVIGKLSNSNVMIPLAYVLTVDSAYLFYDFAPKGTLFDVLHGNSESALHWASRYSVAVGVAQGLTFLHGCPSGSILLLDLSSKSILLKSLNEPQIGDIELCKVIDPSKSTGSLSTVAGSVGYIPPEYAYTMRVTMPGNVYSFGVLLLELLTGKPAVSQGTELAKWVLSNSAQQNKWDNILDFSVIKTSLAVRSQMLAVLKVALACVSASPEGRPKMKRVLTMLLHAR; encoded by the exons ATGAGCAGGTATGAAAACGTCAGTTTTacactttctttcttcttcttctttcagcTGGTGTTCTCTCAGCTACCTTCAAAGCAAATTGCCTCCATGACTACTCTTTATGAGATGCTTCAGAATAATATTGGGAATTCATCATTTCCATGGAGAAATGTGAAAAACGACTCTAATCCATGTTCATGGGTGGGAGTTTCATGCAGTTCAAGCAACTCCTCTGTAACTGAACTTTCTTTACCATCGCTTTCAATATCTAGCTCAGAAATTCTGCCTGTTGTTTGCCAGATTGATAGCTTAGAATCTCTTGACATCTCTAATAATCATTTGAGCTCAATCCCAGATGTTTTCATCTCTTCCTGTGGTGGGATCAGTGGTTTGAAACTGCTGAATATTAGTAGGAACGAATTGGGTGGTTCTTTGCCTACTTTTAATGGTTTTCAAAAGTTAGAGGTCTTGGACTTGTCTCGTAATTCTCTGAGGGGTAACATCAATTTGCAATTCGATGGGTTGGATTCTCTGAAGAGTTTGAACCTGAGCTACAACAATTTCACTGGTCCTCTACCAACCAGTCTTGGGAAAAATAATCTTTTACAAGAACTTCAGCTATCTACTAATGGTTTTCAAGGTGAAATCCCGGTAGGGCTAGTGAAATATGGTAATTTATCTCTGATTGATCTTAGTCACAATAATCTTTCAGGATCAATCCCTGAGAGATTTGGAGAGTTTTCCAAGCTCCAAATATTGGTTCTCTCAGCAAACAATTTGAGCGGTGAAATTCCTAAGCTCCTTGTAAATATTCAAACACTGTTCCGATTTGCTGCTAACCAGAAtaattttgttggaaatatTCCTCCTGGGATTACTTCGTATCTCAGGAATTTGGACCTCAGTTTCAACAGGCTAAGTGGAGCCATTCCCCAAGGCCTTTTATCCCCACCCAATTTGCTGTCAGTAGATTTGTCTTCCAATTTGTTAGAGGGGCCAATACCAACAGAGATCTCCTTGAGCCTCTTCAGGTTGAGGTTGGGAGGCAATTTATTAAATGGGACAGTCTCATTTCGATCATATGGAAGCCTTACCAAATTGACCTATTTGGAGCTGGACAACAACAGTCTAACAGGCGAAATACCTCCTGAATTGGGATTATGCCGAAGTTTAGCTCTTTTGAATTTAGCCCACAATGGGCTGACTGGGGTCTTGCCTGTACAATTGGGTAATCTTGCCAGTCTTCAAGTTTTATACCTTCAGAAGAATAAGTTGGTTGGAGTTATCCCTCATCAGTTTACACAGTTACACAGTTTGCAGAGAATGAATTTCAGTTCAAATTCAATTGGTGGCTCAATTCCTGCTTCAATTTCCAAATTGCAAAATCTAACAAACTTGGACTTGCGACATAATAATCTGAGTGGTCCAATTCCCATTTCCATTCGCACTCTGAATCTCCTATTGGAACTTCAACTTGGAAATAACCAACTCAGTGGAGATGTTCCAGCAATGCCATCATCATTGCAGATTGCTCTGAATCTCAGCAACAATTTATTTGGCGGGCCTATTCCTGTGTCGCTATCTGGATTGATCGCATTGGAGGTTTTGGATCtttcaaataacaaattttCAG AtggaaataagggtctaaacaACGCATCATCAAATGCTTCTCCTGCATcatcaaagaaaaagagaactgTTTCAGTTGGTGTGGTTATAGGAGCAGCAGTTGCTGCTGCCTTGGCTGCTGGTCTGCTCACATTAATTGTTATTTCTATATCAAGACGGTATTACAGGATCAATGACATGCACCTGCAATCAGAAGAGGCCGCTTCTGAACAGCAAGTAATCCTCGGAAATCTGTTGACTGCAAATGGTATTCATAGGTCAAACATAGACTTTATGAAAGCCATGGAGGCGGTGGCAAACAACTCAAATATCATCTTGAAGACAAAGTTCTCGACCTACTACAAAGCTGTGATGCCATCTGGTGCAAACTATCTGGTCAAAAAGCTTACTTGGAGTGACAAGATATTTCAATTGGGCAACCATGAAAGGTTCGGAGAAGAGCTTGAAGTGATTGGGAAATTGAGTAATTCAAATGTCATGATCCCTCTGGCCTATGTGTTGACTGTGGATAGTGCTTATCTCTTCTATGACTTTGCCCCGAAGGGTACCctttttgatgttcttcatGGTAACTCGGAAAGTGCCTTGCATTGGGCAAGTCGTTACAGCGTAGCCGTTGGAGTAGCTCAAGGTTTAACCTTTCTGCACGGATGCCCTTCCGGTTCAATTCTGCTCCTTGACCTTTCCAGCAAAAGTATTCTGCTTAAGTCTCTGAATGAGCCTCAGATTGGAGATATTGAGCTCTGCAAAGTTATTGATCCTTCAAAGAGTACTGGAAGTCTTTCTACAGTGGCTGGATCTGTTGGATATATTCCACCAG AATATGCGTACACTATGAGAGTTACGATGCCTGGAAATGTCTACAGCTTTGGAGTACTCCTGCTTGAACTGCTCACAGGAAAGCCAGCAGTTAGTCAGGGGACTGAACTGGCCAAGTGGGTTCTGAGCAACTCTGCGCAGCAAAACAAATGGGACAACATTCTTGACTTTAGTGTGATCAAAACATCTCTTGCAGTTAGGAGTCAAATGCTTGCAGTCCTGAAGGTAGCACTCGCTTGTGTCAGTGCATCACCAGAGGGTAGACCGAAAATGAAGAGGGTGCTGACAATGCTCCTACATGCCAGATAA